Proteins from a single region of Eremothecium gossypii ATCC 10895 chromosome VI, complete sequence:
- the CSE1 gene encoding importin-alpha export receptor (Syntenic homolog of Saccharomyces cerevisiae YGL238W (CSE1)), with protein sequence MVSSSPQRLAFARDMSDLTTVAHYLGQSVIASTARSAEQQLRGLESQEGFALTLLHVVASNNLAASTRLAGALFFKNFIRRRWVDENGEHLLSARDVELVKKEIVPLMIQLGSHLQVQIGESIAVIADSDFPERWPTLLDDLVDKLSAEDMVTNKGVLTVAHSIFKRWRPLFTSDALYLEIKLVLEKFAGPFLHLLQTVDEQISANRADEAKLRLLFDVLLVLVKLYYDLNCQDIPEFFEDNMQVGMGIMHKYLAYDNPLLEDETEDEEASVVTKVKSSIAELVQLYTSRYEDVFGPMVEQFIQTTWNLLVSLTCQPKYDILVSKCLSFMTAVARIPRYFNLFNNEAAINSVTEKIILPNVTLRDSDVELFEDDPIEYIRRDLEGSDSDTRRRACTDFLKELKEKNESLLTNIVLSHIKKFFEKYHAHPQENWKYKDLCVYLFTSLAVKGNVTSSGVSSTNAMLDVVDFFTKEVMSDLNGHVPHVILRVDAIKYIHTFRNQLTKEQLVEILPVMANFLQDSEYVVYTYAAVTIERILSIREPNPSNAMLFTKNDLTNSAHLLLDNLFGLTLKQNTSPEKLAENEFLMKTIHRILLTAEDSIKPYAMDILNQLLEIIKIIAKNPSNPRFTHFTFESVSVVIRYNHHNLNVLIDTMMPIFLDILAEDIQEFIPYVFQIIAYCLEQIPSGNNIPENVKQLCQPLLSPAVWEMKGNIPAVTRLLKDIIKIDASVYPDLVPVLGVFQRLIASKAYDTQGFELLEYFMNYIPLPSLQPYLKQIAVLLLQRLQSSRTEKYVKKLTVFLGVISHKLGSDFVVQFIDDVQPGLFEQIWSNFIITALPSIGNLLDRKLALIGSLNTVVNGSLFTSRYGSLVVPTMNVILTTAVSESIVHTKSEYINSEPSDEITTFGSSFSRLGTIAEKSFDPLSHIDLTRGVKLYIANILTRLDPSFMNEITMGLSEDAKKALNSLGP encoded by the coding sequence ATGGTTAGTTCAAGCCCCCAGAGGCTAGCATTTGCAAGAGATATGTCAGACTTGACGACTGTTGCGCACTACTTGGGGCAATCCGTGATCGCGTCGACTGCACGGTCCGCAGAGCAGCAACTGCGGGGGCTGGAGTCGCAAGAGGGGTTTGCGCTGACTTTGCTACACGTCGTAGCGTCGAACAACCTCGCAGCATCGACGCGACTAGCAGGGGCATTGTTCTTCAAGAACTTTATCCGGAGGAGGTGGGTAGACGAGAACGGAGAGCACCTACTGAGCGCGCGGGATGTGGAATTGGTGAAGAAGGAGATTGTGCCGCTGATGATCCAGCTAGGAAGCCATCTGCAGGTGCAGATTGGGGAGTCGATTGCAGTTATTGCAGACTCGGACTTTCCAGAACGGTGGCCGACCCTGCTGGATGACCTAGTGGACAAGCTGTCGGCGGAGGACATGGTTACAAATAAGGGCGTGCTGACGGTGGCGCATTCTATTTTCAAGCGGTGGCGGCCGCTGTTTACGTCGGACGCGCTATACCTTGAGATCAAGCTGGTGCTGGAAAAGTTTGCGGGGCCTTTCCTGCATCTTTTGCAGACGGTGGACGAGCAGATATCAGCGAACCGCGCTGACGAGGCGAAGCTGCGGTTGCTATTTGATGTGCTGCTAGTGCTTGTGAAGCTGTATTACGACCTGAACTGCCAGGATATTCCCGAGTTCTTTGAGGACAACATGCAGGTTGGTATGGGCATAATGCATAAATACCTGGCGTACGACAATCCACTACTGGAAGATGAAACAGAAGACGAGGAGGCGAGCGTGGTGACTAAGGTCAAGTCTTCAATTGCGGAGCTTGTGCAGCTCTATACGTCACGCTACGAGGATGTTTTTGGCCCGATGGTTGAGCAATTCATCCAGACTACATGGAACTTGTTGGTGTCCTTGACATGCCAACCCAAATATGATATCCTTGTTTCCAAGTGTTTGTCCTTCATGACCGCTGTTGCACGCATCCCACGGTATTTTAACCTGTTCAACAACGAAGCTGCGATAAACAGTGTCACAGAGAAGATAATCTTGCCAAACGTGACCCTGAGAGACTCTGATGTGGAACTCTTCGAAGACGACCCAATAGAATACATAAGAAGGGATTTGGAAGGCTCAGACTCTGACACCAGAAGAAGGGCATGCACAGACTTTCTCAAAGAGTTGAAGGAGAAGAACGAGAGCCTCCTGACTAATATTGTTCTATCCCACATAAAGAAATTTTTTGAAAAATACCATGCCCACCCACAGGAAAACTGGAAGTATAAGGACCTATGTGTTTATTTGTTTACCTCTCTAGCGGTCAAGGGAAATGTCACGAGCTCGGGGGTGAGTTCGACAAATGCTATGTTAGATGTGGTGGATTTCTTCACGAAGGAGGTCATGTCAGATCTGAATGGGCATGTTCCGCATGTGATACTGCGCGTCGATGCAATAAAGTATATTCATACGTTTAGGAACCAGTTAACGAAGGAGCAGCTCGTAGAAATTTTACCAGTAATGGCAAACTTCCTGCAAGATAGCGAGTATGTGGTTTACACATACGCCGCAGTTACTATAGAAAGGATTCTGTCTATAAGAGAACCCAATCCCTCAAATGCAATGTTGTTCACCAAAAACGATTTGACAAATAGTGCCCATTTACTCCTGGATAATCTTTTTGGCTTGACATTGAAGCAAAACACGAGTCCGGAAAAACTAGCCGAAAACGAATTCTTAATGAAGACCATCCATCGGATTCTATTGACTGCTGAAGATTCGATTAAACCATATGCGATGGATATTCTTAACCAGTTACTTGAGATAATCAAAATTATTGCGAAGAATCCATCGAATCCGAGGTTTACTCATTTCACTTTCGAATCCGTATCGGTTGTTATAAGATATAACCATCATAATCTCAACGTTCTCATTGATACTATGATGCCTATCTTCTTGGATATCTTAGCAGAGGATATTCAAGAGTTCATCCCATACGTTTTCCAAATTATTGCATATTGTTTGGAGCAAATCCCATCTGGTAATAATATTCCAGAAAATGTGAAACAGCTATGCCAGCCGTTACTGTCGCCAGCTGTTTGGGAAATGAAGGGAAATATACCAGCAGTTACTAGGCTCTTGAAGGACATAATCAAGATAGACGCATCCGTGTACCCAGATCTAGTTCCTGTATTGGGTGTATTCCAGAGGTTGATTGCTTCGAAGGCTTACGATACACAAGGTTTTGAACTTCTGGAGTATTTCATGAATTACATCCCCCTTCCATCATTACAGCCATACCTAAAACAAATCGCAGTGCTGTTACTTCAGCGCCTACAAAGCTCTAGAACTGAAAAATACGTTAAAAAACTAACTGTCTTTCTGGGTGTTATATCCCACAAACTCGGTTCCGATTTTGTTGTTCAATTCATTGATGATGTCCAACCTGGTTTATTTGAACAGATTTGGAGTAATTTCATCATTACCGCGTTGCCGAGCATTGGCAACTTGTTAGATCGCAAACTGGCGCTCATCGGCTCCTTAAACACTGTGGTTAATGGTTCACTTTTTACCTCTAGGTATGGCTCCTTGGTCGTTCCAACCATGAATGTCATTTTAACTACAGCCGTATCGGAAAGCATTGTACATACAAAGAGCGAGTACATTAATTCAGAGCCATCAGACGAGATAACCACATTTGGCTCTAGCTTTAGCAGACTGGGTACGATTGCGGAGAAATCATTTGACCCCCTTTCTCACATCGATCTCACGAGGGGCGTGAAGCTGTACATCGCTAACATTCTAACAAGACTAGATCCATCCTTTATGAATGAAATTACTATGGGATTATCCGAGGACGCAAAAAAGGCACTGAATTCTCTGGGTCCATAA
- the RET2 gene encoding coatomer subunit delta (Syntenic homolog of Saccharomyces cerevisiae YFR051C (RET2)): protein MVVLAVSITTRSGKPLVSRQFKDISRDRIMELLSNFQGLVANSSRQHTFVEEEHVRYVYKPFDDYYIILITNRQSNIIQDMDTLNLFSQTVNSHLKGFSEDEILDNAFDILGSFDEIISLGCKENLSLSQINTFLSMESHEEKLQEIIERNKEFEAAEERKRRAREISQRERERKLGIDPYAATEFRGSSDQNMSQAYSSYYSNASPAAQQSYKHLQQQQSHTIEEAIVPSQAYAGTSRGAGMKLGGKKGVHAPDLSSRSAGPQRVANMLQPVEEKRTNEGILVSVKETVNAEIARDGTISTSELKGVLELRIKKPELSHVRLILDSAVDVKDRSFQFKTHPNIDKALFMSSKVIGLKDPEKSFPSNDQSLGVLRWRKVGSADDPSLIPLQVSTWVSPADGAFDITVEFEINEAYNQEIKDLRFVLPLYTTDVVIKDDSNDVNAEIETIDEEHGIVVKVQSLVPGVSGVFCVSVETSDEEALFPMSVVFSHTDASKTFSRVGISKVTSAKDDAEELPFEATSSLRTDEYVVV, encoded by the coding sequence ATGGTAGTGCTAGCGGTATCAATTACGACCAGGAGCGGGAAGCCGCTGGTATCAAGACAGTTTAAGGACATTTCCCGGGACCGAATAATGGAACTGCTGTCCAATTTCCAAGGCTTAGTGGCAAACTCATCTCGGCAGCACACGTTCGTGGAGGAGGAACACGTGCGGTACGTGTACAAGCCATTCGACGACTACTACATTATTCTGATCACGAACCGGCAGTCGAACATCATCCAGGACATGGATACGTTGAATTTGTTTTCGCAGACGGTCAACTCGCACCTGAAGGGGTTCAGCGAGGACGAGATTCTGGACAACGCGTTCGACATCTTGGGCTCCTTCGACGAGATTATCTCGCTGGGGTGCAAGGAGAATCTGTCGCTGAGCCAAATCAACACGTTCCTATCGATGGAGTCACATGAGGAGAAGTTGCAGGAGATAATCGAGCGCAACAAAGAGTTTGAGGCTGCGGAAGAGCGCAAGCGCCGTGCACGCGAGATTAGCCAGCGGGAGCGTGAGCGCAAGCTTGGCATTGATCCATACGCCGCGACGGAGTTCCGGGGCTCGAGTGACCAGAACATGTCGCAGGCATACAGCAGTTACTATAGCAATGCGTCTCCTGCGGCGCAACAGTCGTACAAACACTtacagcagcagcagagTCACACAATCGAGGAGGCCATAGTGCCATCACAAGCATATGCGGGTACCAGTAGGGGGGCTGGCATGAAGCTTGGTGGCAAGAAGGGTGTACACGCTCCGGACCTCTCATCCAGAAGCGCCGGGCCCCAGCGTGTTGCGAACATGCTCCAGCCTGTAGAAGAAAAGCGGACAAATGAGGGTATCCTGGTGAGTGTGAAGGAAACGGTGAACGCTGAAATTGCCAGGGATGGTACCATTTCGACCTCTGAGTTGAAGGGTGTGTTAGAGCTTCGCATCAAGAAGCCAGAACTGTCGCACGTGAGACTCATATTGGACTCTGCCGTTGATGTCAAGGACCGCTCGTTCCAGTTTAAGACGCATCCAAATATTGACAAGGCGCTGTTCATGAGTTCGAAGGTGATAGGACTAAAGGACCCTGAAAAGTCATTCCCGTCCAACGACCAAAGCTTGGGCGTGCTAAGGTGGCGCAAAGTTGGCTCTGCGGACGACCCGAGTCTAATTCCTCTACAGGTGTCTACATGGGTGTCGCCAGCCGATGGTGCGTTCGACATCACCGTTGAGTTCGAGATTAACGAAGCTTACAACCAAGAGATAAAAGATCTACGTTTTGTTTTACCCTTATATACGACTGACGTGGTGATCAAGGATGATTCCAATGACGTAAACGCCGAAATTGAGACTATCGACGAGGAACACGGCATTGTGGTCAAGGTGCAATCGCTTGTCCCAGGTGTTTCTGGGGTCTTCTGTGTGTCCGTCGAAACATCAGACGAAGAAGCTCTATTCCCTATGAGTGTTGTGTTTTCACACACTGATGCCTCCAAGACCTTCTCTCGGGTTGGGATTTCGAAAGTGACCTCCGCAAAGGATGACGCAGAGGAGTTACCATTTGAAGCTACTTCTTCTTTGAGAACAGATGAATACGTGGTAGTTTAA
- the TUL1 gene encoding ubiquitin-protein ligase TUL1 (Non-syntenic homolog of Saccharomyces cerevisiae YKL034W (TUL1)), whose protein sequence is MDIDGNTFIFVIVIIFILMASPGGDGVTSQYEFNQMEQLKSQFRDEYTSFKNMFSSSNFQNITGFKLSYSDAVQDPERNATYPIDGKSYTTWAPNQEYLLFPDEVRDSVWEHVWRTDDVLETYPPNITATLHGNISLVSNNKYVRVPMPIPLFYQPPTDFAQNQPPSGEYYLRSPDDILRYGLHNVTFDVGKVDLSVRHIDTVSPTWRRNSSKSKRFNSQEDKWKLLRLNMDFADDEEHERHNVHGYGIYDVQRGQIIVMSESAKCHSLFAFPHYMNLREDKARYKSLMKLIDDYWEASDYVNTLTMDDLQNWYRDANQKCEYVGFLQLKPWAQYTKDQIKMIDDELFWPIGRPVNISDIPEIEIEAGELYSPDCGVHLRLGTVAGPRYEVQVRSIRKHLLVGCALFGAQIYLLILQMQHTNTPSSVNKISFWCLAMMNLVDGLLGVSFWVASSLRKDLYLSLLMDAIVCMILSGMFEIRYMISVYASQVNERGISVWTLLRGSNAETNPPPAVIADETTISGSLYTQFIFKQLLCMFLVISSSSWPKNIRTIFEYVCLAILNSYWIPQIYRNAVKGNQPRQRRRGARSENGRNNKMPMLWKFIVGTTIIRTAPVIYVFTYPSNIFRHHRDIRYAVGLSVWLLLQMLILFLQDTFGARWFLPKSAIPEGYSYHKPLNSTCLLEHGANDNYCVSCAICMSELAIHVEDIPETHKANIHDYMVTPCSHLFHTGCLENWMSYKLQCPVCRAPLPPL, encoded by the coding sequence ATGGATATCGATGGCAATACGTTTATCTTTGTCATCGTGATAATCTTTATCCTGATGGCCAGCCCTGGTGGCGATGGGGTAACGTCTCAGTACGAATTCAACCAGATGGAGCAGCTGAAGTCGCAGTTCCGCGACGAATACACGTCTTTCAAGAACATGTTCTCGTCGAGCAATTTTCAGAACATTACGGGCTTCAAGCTGAGCTACTCGGATGCGGTGCAGGACCCGGAGCGCAATGCGACGTACCCGATCGATGGCAAGTCGTACACGACGTGGGCGCCGAATCAGGAGTACCTGTTGTTCCCGGATGAGGTGCGAGATAGCGTGTGGGAACATGTGTGGCGGACGGACGACGTCCTGGAGACGTACCCGCCCAACATCACGGCAACATTGCACGGCAACATCAGTCTTGTCTCGAACAACAAGTACGTGCGTGTGCCCATGCCGATCCCGCTCTTTTACCAGCCGCCCACGGACTTTGCGCAGAATCAGCCGCCTTCGGGAGAGTACTACCTTCGTTCGCCGGACGACATACTGCGGTACGGGCTACATAATGTGACCTTTGACGTGGGGAAGGTAGACCTCTCAGTCAGGCACATTGACACGGTCTCGCCGACCTGGAGGCGGAACAGCTCGAAGTCAAAGCGGTTCAACTCCCAGGAAGACAAATGGAAGCTTCTGAGGCTGAACATGGACTTCGCGGACGACGAAGAACACGAGCGCCACAATGTGCATGGCTACGGGATATACGACGTTCAGCGGGGGCAGATCATTGTTATGTCTGAGAGCGCGAAGTGCCACTCGCTCTTTGCGTTTCCTCACTATATGAACCTGCGTGAAGACAAGGCCCGCTACAAGTCCCTGATGAAGTTGATTGATGATTACTGGGAAGCCTCTGATTACGTGAACACACTGACGATGGATGACCTGCAGAACTGGTACAGGGATGCCAACCAGAAGTGCGAGTACGTCGGCTTCCTCCAGCTCAAACCATGGGCCCAGTACACAAAGGACCAAATAAAGATGATCGATGACGAACTATTTTGGCCGATAGGAAGGCCTGTTAATATCTCTGATATTCCCGAAATTGAAATTGAAGCTGGTGAGCTGTATAGCCCCGACTGTGGCGTGCATTTAAGACTGGGGACTGTCGCAGGACCACGTTATGAAGTACAGGTGCGCTCTATACGCAAGCACCTACTAGTCGGATGCGCGCTATTCGGCGCGCAGATTTACCTACTTATCCTGCAAATGCAGCACACCAATACACCTAGCTCTGTTAATAAAATTTCCTTCTGGTGTCTGGCCATGATGAACCTTGTCGACGGCTTGCTGGGTGTCTCATTTTGGGTGGCGTCGTCGCTGCGGAAGGACTTATACTTATCGTTATTGATGGACGCGATTGTCTGTATGATTTTATCTGGCATGTTCGAAATAAGGTACATGATCTCAGTTTATGCCTCCCAGGTGAATGAGCGTGGGATAAGCGTTTGGACTCTTCTTCGTGGTAGCAATGCTGAAACAAATCCTCCGCCGGCTGTCATCGCCGATGAGACAACTATCAGTGGCAGTCTTTATACCCAATTCATTTTCAAACAGCTATTATGCATGTTCTTGGTTATTAGCTCGTCTTCCTGGCCCAAGAATATTAGAACTATTTTCGAGTACGTGTGTCTTGCGATATTGAACTCTTACTGGATCCCACAAATATACCGCAATGCCGTTAAAGGGAATCAACCTCGGCAACGTCGGCGCGGCGCAAGATCTGAAAATGGAAGAAACAATAAGATGCCTATGTTGTGGAAATTTATCGTCGGCACCACCATTATACGCACTGCGCCAGTAATCTATGTGTTCACCTACCCGTCTAATATATTCCGCCACCACAGAGACATCCGCTATGCAGTAGGTCTCAGCGTCTGGTTACTGCTTCAGATGCTCATTCTTTTCCTCCAAGACACTTTTGGAGCTCGTTGGTTCCTACcaaaatctgcaattccAGAAGGATACTCCTACCACAAGCCGCTAAATTCTACGTGTTTGCTCGAGCATGGCGCAAATGATAACTACTGTGTCAGTTGTGCCATATGCATGTCGGAGCTTGCTATACACGTAGAGGATATTCCGGAGACACATAAAGCCAATATACACGACTACATGGTAACGCCATGCTCACATCTCTTCCACACAGGTTGTCTCGAGAACTGGATGAGCTATAAGTTGCAATGTCCCGTCTGCAGGGCGCCCTTGCCACCATTATAA
- the RMR1 gene encoding Rmr1p (Syntenic homolog of Saccharomyces cerevisiae YGL250W (RMR1)) — protein sequence MSENTVPRAEDDVLGGSDQEYDRLSENQLDVEIQDMDRADISLWGDESKSGSAAPSDTAVHEVAKQLLFLSAPLITVSFKDTTFTLFPLDNNTAGGPQAASARGHMLADGGHMHKSFSELIAAIRAFLEREYGRLELATKELLLTFPDLDLCITEDNTYSKNISMNDIASIFNILRENSLERDEPNIPDHLHIVLTLCPRFVAKYNDLVELVDSHASFSHVRGFSNDRQHPLVIDGNEPVPERYSEVVLKSSPTEDDSDELLEIIDGPA from the coding sequence ATGTCTGAGAACACGGTTCCGCGTGCAGAAGACGATGTTCTTGGTGGATCTGACCAGGAGTATGATAGACTTTCCGAGAATCAGCTTGACGTTGAGATCCAGGACATGGACAGGGCAGACATATCGTTGTGGGGCGACGAGAGCAAGTCTGGCAGCGCGGCTCCTTCCGACACGGCCGTGCACGAGGTTGCCAAGCAACTGTTGTTCCTTAGCGCGCCTCTGATCACCGTATCGTTCAAGGACACGACGTTCACTTTGTTCCCCTTGGATAACAACACTGCAGGCGGCCCGCAGGCGGCGTCGGCCAGAGGGCACATGCTGGCGGATGGCGGGCACATGCACAAGAGCTTTAGCGAGCTGATAGCAGCTATTCGTGCGTTCTTGGAGCGAGAATACGGGCGGCTAGAACTGGCGACGAAGGAGTTGTTGCTCACGTTCCCAGATCTGGACCTCTGCATCACCGAGGACAATACCTACAGCAAGAACATTAGCATGAACGACATTGCCTCGATCTTCAACATCCTGCGCGAGAACTCATTGGAGCGCGACGAGCCCAACATTCCAGACCACCTGCACATTGTGCTCACGCTGTGCCCCAGGTTTGTGGCCAAGTATAACGACCTGGTCGAGCTGGTAGACAGCCATGCTAGCTTTTCCCACGTGAGGGGCTTCTCCAATGACCGCCAACACCCACTAGTTATCGATGGTAATGAACCGGTGCCGGAGAGATACTCCGAAGTCGTGTTAAAGTCCTCGCCAACAGAAGACGATTCGGATGAGCTATTAGAGATTATAGATGGACCGGCCTAA